The genomic region CACCGTTGTCGCCGATGATCGCCAGGACTTCGCCCGGGTACAGGTCGAGGCTGACGCCGTCCAGGCCCACAACGCGGCCGAAGGTCTTGACGAGGTTCCTGGCCTGCAGGATCGGCTGGCGGACCTCCGTCTTGGCCGGCTGGAATTCTGTGGCGGTCATGATTTCACCTTTCGGATCCACTGGTCGATCGACACAGCGAGGATGATGAGGACGCCCACGGCGAGGGTCTGGTAGAGCACATCGAGGCCGGCGAGGGACAGGCCGTTGCGGAACACGCCGACGATCAGCGCCCCGAGGAGGGAGCCCCAGATGGAGCCGCGTCCGCCGAAGAGGCTGGTTCCGCCGATGACGACGGCGGTGATGGAGTCGAGGTTCAGGTCCACGCCGGCGTTGGGGCTGGCTGCGTTCGTGCGGCCGATCTGGATCCACGCGCCGATAGCCAGCACGGCCCCGGCTGCGAGGTAAACGCTCATCAGGACCCGGTTCACAGGGATGCCGGCCAGGCGGGCGGCTTCCTTGTCATCGCCCACCGCGTAGACGTGCCGGCCCCAGGCGGTCTTTCCGAGGATGAACGCGACCGCGATGTAGAGCAGGAGCATCATGACCACGCCGGTGGAGATCCGCACAGGTCCGACCGGGAATGTGCTTCCCATCCATGTCAGCAGACCGGGCATGGCCGAGCCGCGGACTGTGGAGCCGCCGGAGTAGAGAAGCGTCACGGCGATGAAGATGTTCAGCGTTCCGAGCGTGACGATGAACGGGGGGAGCCGGAACCTGGTGACCAGGAAACCGTTCAGCGCACCGGCTGCCAGACCCACGATGAGGCCGAGGAGGAGAGCGAGCGGAGCGGGTGTGCCGCTGCCGACGGCCAGCTGTGCCACCACCATGGATGAGAGGATCATGACGGCGCCCACCGAGAGATCGATGCCGGCGGTGAGGATGATCAGGGTCTGGGCGATTGCGAGGGTTCCCACCACCGAGACCTGCTGGGTGATCAGGGACAGGTTCTCGACACGCAGGAACCTCTCATTGAGGAGCCCGAAGACCACCACCGCAACAAGCAGGACAATGGCCGGGCTGAGCGCGGGATAGCGGTGGAGGATGTTGCGGATTCGGCTGAGCGGGGTCTGGCGGTCGAGGAATTCCTCGGCCGGGTCTGCATGCCCTGCGGCGGGCGGTCCGGCGGTCTGTTGCTGGGTCACTGTTGCTCCTGAACTTCAAGGTCCTGCTGGGGCTGGTTCGGCTGGGGCTGGTGCGGCGGCTGCTGCTTCTGCAGTTAATTCTCCTGCTGTGAACCGCGGGAGAGTACTGAATCTTCAGCGCCCTCCCGCGGTGCGGGGTCCATGCTGGTTACTTGCCCCAGCAGATCTTGGAGGCCTCGGACGTGGTGATGCTCTTGACGCCGTCGACGGCCTTATCCGTGACGAGCTCGACGCCGGTGTTGTAGAAGTCCAGTCCTGGTGAGTTGGCCGGCTTCTTGCCGGTCTTGGCCAGCTCAACGATGGCCTTGACGCCCAGTTCCGCCATCTTCACCGGGTACTGCTGGGCAGTGGCGCCGATCACGCCGGCCTTGACGTTGTTGACGCCCGAGCAGCCGCCGTCCACCGAGACCACCAGCACGTCCTTTTCCTTGCCGGCAGACTTCAGCGCCTCGAAGGCGCCGGCCGCAGCTGGCTCGTTGATCGTGTAGACCACATTGATGTTCGGGTTCTTGGCGAGGAGGGTCTCCATCGCGGTCCGGCCGCCGTCTTCAGCGCCCTGGCTTGCCTGGCTGCCCACGATTTCGTAGTCGCCGCCCTTGCCACCGGTGTACTTGCCGGTCTTGGCCTCGTCACCGTTCTTCTTCTTGTCCGCGGTGTCGATGCCGAGGCCGGTGAGGAAGCCCTGGTCCCGGTTGTAGTCCACCGAGACGACCTTGTCGTCGAACAGGTCCAGCAGCGCGATGGTGGCCTTCTTGCCGCCAAGCTGCGCGGCGGTCCATTTGCCGATCAGTTCACCGGCGGCGAAGTTGTCGGTGGCGAAGGTGATGTCGGCGGCGTCAGCGGGGTCCGGCGGGGTGTCCAGGGCGATGACGAACAGCCCGGCGTCCTTGGCCTTCTTCAGCGCATCCACGACGGAAGGGCCGTTGGGCGTGATGAGGATGCCCTTGTCGCCTTTGGAGATTGCGTTTTCGATTGCCTGGATCTGCGTCTCTTCGTCGCCGTCGGCCTTGCCTGCTGCGAGCTTGAGGTCCACGCCGTCGGTTTCGGCGGCCTTCTTGGCGCCGTCCTGCATGGAAACGAAGAACGGGTTCGAGGTGGTCTTGACGATCAGGGACACACCGACCTTCTCGCCCGAAGAGCTTCCGGCTGACGAGGTGGTCGGGGAACTCCCGCCGCAAGCGGTGAGGCTGAGCGTGCCGAGGGTCAGGACTGCACCGATGGCAAGCAGGCGGTGGGTGACTGTCCGCGGGGCTTTGGAACTCAACATTGAATCTCCTGTTTTCGTGGCACTTCTGGTGCCTGACAACGATGTCATGCATCATGTAATCAAGATCACAAGGTACAGTCAAGAGAAATTCGATGATGAAGGACCCAATAATGACAACGATGTCTAATCGTTACCAGCCCGATACCGCAAAGAACCGGCCGACTATGCGCCATGTCGCGGCACTGGCCGGCGTCGGCATCAAGACCGTCTCCCGGGTGATGAACGATGAACCGGGGGTGTCAGAGGCGACCCGCCAGCGCGTCCTCGGCGCCTCCCAGCAGCTCAATTACCAGCTGGACATGGCGGCGGGAAGCCTTCGTCGGGCCGGCCGCCAGACCCTTTCCATCGGTCTCCTGCTGCCAAGCGTGTCCAACCCCTTCAGCGGCGAGATTCACCGCGCCCTGGAGGACGCCCTGACCGCGCGAGGCATTGCGGTCTTCGCCGCCAGCCTCGATGACGACCCCGAACGGGAGAAAGCCCTGGTTGCCGCCTTCCTTGGCCGGCGTGTGGACGGCCTGGTCCTGACGCCCATCGCGAAAAGCCAGTCCTACGTCATCCCGGAGCACTCACGCGACCTGCCGATGGTCTTCATCGACCGCGAACCCGTGGGCATCGAGGCAGACGCAGTGGTGACGGATAACGCGGTCGGATCAGCCATGGCCGCCCGCCACCTGATCGCACACGGCCACACGAAGCTTGCCTATCTGGGCGACCGCACAGATATCCAGACTGCCCGCGAACGCCGGCGCGGCTTCATCGAAGAAGTTGGCAGGGCGGGCATCGCGACCTCCTCGGTTCCGGTGCTCGAAGGCCTCCACGACGAGGATTCGGCGAGGCGGGCCGCCCTTCAGTTGCTGACGTCGGAGGCCCCGCCCACGGCCATCTTCTCCAGCCAGAACCTCGTCACGTTCGGCG from Arthrobacter globiformis harbors:
- a CDS encoding LacI family DNA-binding transcriptional regulator; its protein translation is MRHVAALAGVGIKTVSRVMNDEPGVSEATRQRVLGASQQLNYQLDMAAGSLRRAGRQTLSIGLLLPSVSNPFSGEIHRALEDALTARGIAVFAASLDDDPEREKALVAAFLGRRVDGLVLTPIAKSQSYVIPEHSRDLPMVFIDREPVGIEADAVVTDNAVGSAMAARHLIAHGHTKLAYLGDRTDIQTARERRRGFIEEVGRAGIATSSVPVLEGLHDEDSARRAALQLLTSEAPPTAIFSSQNLVTFGVMRALKELGASKRVALVGFDDFTLADMMEPGVTVIAQHPDRIGKLAAERLLARIDGDHSAAETYVVASELITRGSGELRPPE
- a CDS encoding ABC transporter permease; translated protein: MTQQQTAGPPAAGHADPAEEFLDRQTPLSRIRNILHRYPALSPAIVLLVAVVVFGLLNERFLRVENLSLITQQVSVVGTLAIAQTLIILTAGIDLSVGAVMILSSMVVAQLAVGSGTPAPLALLLGLIVGLAAGALNGFLVTRFRLPPFIVTLGTLNIFIAVTLLYSGGSTVRGSAMPGLLTWMGSTFPVGPVRISTGVVMMLLLYIAVAFILGKTAWGRHVYAVGDDKEAARLAGIPVNRVLMSVYLAAGAVLAIGAWIQIGRTNAASPNAGVDLNLDSITAVVIGGTSLFGGRGSIWGSLLGALIVGVFRNGLSLAGLDVLYQTLAVGVLIILAVSIDQWIRKVKS
- a CDS encoding substrate-binding domain-containing protein; the encoded protein is MLSSKAPRTVTHRLLAIGAVLTLGTLSLTACGGSSPTTSSAGSSSGEKVGVSLIVKTTSNPFFVSMQDGAKKAAETDGVDLKLAAGKADGDEETQIQAIENAISKGDKGILITPNGPSVVDALKKAKDAGLFVIALDTPPDPADAADITFATDNFAAGELIGKWTAAQLGGKKATIALLDLFDDKVVSVDYNRDQGFLTGLGIDTADKKKNGDEAKTGKYTGGKGGDYEIVGSQASQGAEDGGRTAMETLLAKNPNINVVYTINEPAAAGAFEALKSAGKEKDVLVVSVDGGCSGVNNVKAGVIGATAQQYPVKMAELGVKAIVELAKTGKKPANSPGLDFYNTGVELVTDKAVDGVKSITTSEASKICWGK